ACATATAGCAACTTTAACTAAAGATTATTTTTAGTACGATTTTATAATAAATTTTATGAAGTAAACTAATAGTTTGATGGCTGTAGTTTGCTGCTCAAAATCAAACCTCTATTTGTTTGTATTTTATTGCAGCCAATTTCACCGTTTTACCTAATATATTTAGTTAATTCTTTGATATCAAAAAATTAAATTGAATTAAGGAAAATTCAATGAAGAATACAATTGGCTATGTAGTAGCTTATGGTGGCTTGCTTGCAACGCTTTCAACTCATTTACAAGCAGCTGATATGGCGGGATTTAGACTTCATGATGACTTATATATTTGTATAAATAAACGTTGTGAACAGATTGATGGTGATGGAGGGTCAGGCGGAGCTGGTGAAGTTTTTTATTCAACTAAAAATATTTCAGCGGCTTGGAACTCCAGTAACGGTGATGCCTTGCTATGCACAAGAAATTATTCTTGTCGTATAAGGTCTGAAGCCTCCACTGGATCAAAATGGACTACAAACTGGTTTTCACTACATGGTAACAGTACTTGGGAAAGCGGTCCTCTAGCAGGTGCAAATGATCCCGATTTAACAGCCGCATGGAATACTACCAAATATGGGCATGATTCATCTATTATTGCTCAAGGGGAAATTTTTTGGGTATGGTCACAATCCAACTGGCATGGGCCTCATAGATTTGATACTCATCCAGGCTTTAAAGATGTGGGTATTACAAAAGTCAATGCAGCATATAACGATGGCTATAAATCCTATTGGGATGTTGTATATTTACACCCGAAAGACTTTCCACGTAATGACATTGTTATTTGGAATAATCATAAACCTGGTGGGGCAGGATGGATGAGCGAGTGTATTCCAGCATGTTCTCTTATGGGAATCGGTACGGACTATATGATCGGCCCAACAAGAATAGGTTTTAATCAAAAAGTCCTTTTTAGGCGTACAGATAAAGCTAATTTAACTATTAATGCTGACCAGGTTTGTTATTATAACGGCGTATTCAAAACGATGTATTACAATATATTTTTCCAATTTTCTTATGGCGATAGTATTGTTACACCTTACCATTATCCCTCTTGTGGTGGTACAGTTCCGCCAACAGAGTCTATTCATAGCATGTTTTTTGATGACGGTACTTTCAGTACTTATTGGGACTGGCAATAAAAAAATTAAATATAACTAGTGTATCAACTGGCCATGAGTTTTTACAAAACCTTGGCCAGGGTTAGTTTTAGCTTTGTATAAATTTCTAAGTCACTCAGTATATATCACTTAAGAGTCGTTTTTCCTTTGCGTATATTTAAAATAAAGTTCAAGTGTCGTAAATGATGCAAGAGTCAAAAAATCCAAATAATCATTAAGACCTTGTTTAGCTGATTCCTTATCAGTGTAAGGTCCAAGAGTTGGGCCTTCTCTTGTATAAAAATACCACTTGTGATTTGATTGATAATAACGACCATTTAGTCTTGTTGAATATATATTACACTGACTAGAATTGTCATCACTTCGTATAGCCATCATTTTCCCATATAAACTAAACAAAGTTATAAAAAATTATCTTGCAGCAATACTCGATCTTATGTTTATATTTTATACAAACTAATAGTATTTGTACATCAACTTCCTTCTATCTCCTCGATTAACTGGTACTGGTATAACATTTGCTCAATACAGAGAAACGGATTAAATAACTTCAATACATAGGTCGGCAGAAATGAACTCATTACAATCAATCAAAAAGTTATTGTTTTGCAGTGTGTTAGTGTCTAGCTTTCTCTTTATTCCAATAAAGGGATTTTCAGCGCTATTACTATTCCAAGTAACAGATACCAATAACCCAATGCTTTTGTCAGGCATGTTTAGTGTTGATGATTCTGACTCAAACTATGGAACTGGTTTTCAACCCTTAGTTGACTGGGCTTTTTTTGACATGGAAGGTATACCGGGTATTTATACTCCCGTCGATACTGTTATCAACGCAACGGCTTTTATTAACTTATCAAACTTTACTTTATCTACACTTGACTTTAGCTCTATTGATACCGTTATCCCACCTACTCCCCCTAGCGGCAATAGCCTTACCTTTAACCCTGATAATACTTGGGCTTCAAATAATATAAATGGTAGTTATATTGTTAGATTAATCAGAATTTCTGAGCCTAAAATACTATCACTATTCCTGATGTTACTATTAGCCTGTTTAATTTTTTACAAGCAAAAGCCGCCGCTCCGTAAGTAGTAATAAAGGGGCTATGCCCCTTGTTGTATTTCGATTAGAAGTTAAAATATAATGCTTTATAACCAATAAAAAATTAGTAACTTCGCTTAATAGCTATTTACCCCCTCTATTAAGGCTCAAACTATCTATACTTAATTATGAAAATTCCTAGAGGTATTCTTTAGAAGTTATAGGTAGTTTATGTTTAAGCATGTAATCTCTGTCTTATTTCTTTACTTTTTCACTTCAAGTCAAGCATTTTCAGAACATAATTGGAACAATTACCATTGGGCTAGAACAGCAAACCCTTTCAATCTAAAAGTAATTGATAGCATGACCTCTAGCTGGGAAGGTGAGTTAGTTGAGTCTTTATCAAGGTGGTCTCATTCTGTAGTGTTAAATCTTAGTGTTGATACATTTGATGATAATCAACGTACGCGGAAAAGATGTCGCATGGTCAAAGGCCAAATGCGTTTATGCAATGCAACGTATGGTTTTAACGGATGGCTCGGCTTAGCAACCATAGGCTTAGATGCTAATGGCCATATCGACCGTGGTACTGCCAAAATGAATGATAGCTACTCATCTTATTGGGCTATACCAGGTGAAAAAAATCATGTTGTATGTCAGGAAATTGGCCATGTATTAGGTTTAGACCATACCAGTGAAGATGGAACAAGCCAACAAACATGTATGGACTACTCAACGGACCCTAATAGCCAGTGGCCCAACCAACATGATTATGAGGAACTAGCCAAGCTTTATCAGCATCTTGATTTATATAACAGTTATCAACATGAGGGAGAAACTACTAATGAAGGAAGTAGTTGCAATGCACCAGCTGGCAAAGGCTGCAATAAACAAGGAAATAATAACTTAGACCACGATATTCCACCAATGGGTATCCGGGTGCACAAGGGGCGTAGTCATGAATTATGGGTGGCACCAAGACGTGATGGCGGCTTATGGGTTCACCATATCCGGTTAGCTCCAGAAGGGCACTAAATACGTAGAGTTAGGTTATGTCCGAAAGATTTTCAGTAAAAAACCTCAAATTGTATAAACTGGGAGAAATTCCTCGATCTGAATTTATTGATGTTCCTACTAATAATACTGATTTATTAGACCAAGAAAAACGCAGTTTTTTCTTTAAGCTACTGAGAAGCCCCAAACCTCAAAAACAAAGTAAACCAAAAAGCTCAAAAAAAACAAAACACACAATAAAACTAAATGCTGTGGTTTGGCTTCATTTTGTCACACCACCCAAACAAAAAATTGCATTTATGCTTGTTTATAAGGATTTAACTGGTGAGTTTGGTGTAATTGTTGAGGAAATAAACTCCACATCTGCTACTTCAATGATGTTATCTAATACTGTAGAAATAGAGTATACAGGAGATATTGAGTTTTTAAGAGCCTGTTGTGCAGGGATCGGCCCAAGCGAGTCAGTGACTATTGAAGGGCTGAATGTAAAAAGAGTGAAGTTAGCAGAAGACGTTTCCATAGATAAATCAGCGTAACCTCCCATAAAAAAAGTACATTCTATACCCTTCTCGAATGACTCATAGACTCAACTCAACAACTCTCACGCTTCACCACTGCAACCGGTAAAACAACTTTCTGCTCTTTAGGTGATAACTCCTGTAATAACAAGTTTGCCGTTACCCGTCCTTTTTCAACAAATGGTTGATGCACTGTGGTCAAACCAGGATGGCAAACTGCCGCTTCAGGAATATCATCAAAGCCAACTATTTGTAATTGACTAGGAATAGATATCCCTAATTCAGCTGCTGCTTTGATCGCAGCTAGAGCGACTCGATCACTCATACACAATAATAAATTTGGTCTGTCTTTAGCCAATAGTAACTGCTTCGCGGCTTGATAACTGATCTCTGCCTCATTGGTTGGAATATTCCATATTTGCTCAGGAGTTACTTTCAAGCCCGCTTGTTTCAACGCACCTAAATAGCCATCTAAGCGACGAGAGGAAATGGAGCGACTGGAATCCAACAGTTGCCGACCAGCCACATTGGTCAACTGAGGCTCATCAATGAGTCTCAGTCCCAAGATAGCTACCTGACAATCTTTAGTTTGCTTAATAGCATATTGGGCGATATCAAAAGCCCCTTGGAAATTATCGATATTGACTGAAGGGTAACCACCATAATCAAAATCAACAGTAATAATATTTTTATGCTGTCGCTCAAGGCGCTCTAATACGGTGGCATTACGTGGTTCACCATACACAATAAAATAATCGGGTACGGCTTCAATACTTGGTTTGTGATAAGGTGTTTCCTTACTGGATAGTAGTAACATACTGACGTGTTGTTCATCAAACACTTCAGCCAAACCACTTAAAAAGCCATGGGCAACAGCATCATTAAAGTTGTATCGTAGCGGATCCGACAATACCACCCCTACAATGCCAGTCTCCCCTGTCCTTAATGCTCTGGCCGCAATATTAGGCCCGGTATAACCTAACCGTTCACACTCAGCTAAAATTTTATCTCTTAATTTTGCTGATAATTGGTCTGGCCGGTTAAAAGCATTAGAGATCGTCGCCGTAGATACTCCTAACGCTTTTGATAAATCTTTAAGGGTTAATTTTTTTACTTCTACTCGTGGCATGCATATTGAACCTTCAAAATAACATCAGTTGTTTTCAGTTAGTGTAAAGATGATTTGCTACTTTGCACTAACTGAAAACACATTATCTAAAATAACTGGCCAAAAAATGCTTGGTAAGCAGGCAAAACCAGCTGGCCATTTTCATAATGACCTTCAAAACCATGCCCAGCCAACTGTTCAATCTTGTTGATTGATAAAGGTATTGTCAGGGTATCAGCTGTTAAATTAACTGCAACCAATAACTGTTGATCTGGGTGACGCCGCCACCAAACTAAAGCCTCACCCGTATTTTCAAACAGCTCAATTGTACCATTGCGTAATGCTGGCTGTTGTTGGCGCCATTTAATAAACTGCCGGATAAAATGATAACTGGAATTAGGGTTTACCTGTTGTTCACTAACCGCTAAGTCGACATGCTGTTCAGACATGGGTAACCAAGTTTTTTCTTGAGAAAACCCGGCATTAGTAGCATTTTTATCCCAGGGAATCGGCGTTCGACAGCCATCACGGCCCTTATACTCCGGCCAGAAAGGAATGCCATATGGATCTTGAATCAGCTCAAAAGGTACATCAGCTTCGGGTAGGCCCAATTCCTCACCTTGATATAAACAAACACTGCCACGCATACTCATTAACATGGCCAGGCTAACTTGAGCAAACGCTTGCGAGGGATGCCCTTCCCCCCACCGAGTAACACTACGCACTGTATCATGGTTGCTTAGTGCCCAACATGGCCAGCCATCACCAATTTGCGCCTCAAGCTGGCAAACTACTTGTCGTATATAATCCGCATCGTGTTGTCTGTTAAGTAAATCAAAGGTATACGCCATATGCAGCTTATTGCCACCTGACGTATAGTCCGCCATCACTTGCAAGGTATCATCAGCACCTATTTCACCAACCGTTGTGGTGCCAGGGTACTGATCCAATAATTGACGCAGTCTAACAATAAAATCAATATTTTCCGGCTGACAAATATCATACACATGCCGTTGAAATGAATAAGGGTTATCTGGCCGCACCCCTAATGATTTCTTGGCACCAGCAGGTAGTGGTGGATTATCCTCCAAGTTTTTGCTGTGCACATAAAAGTTAACCGTATCAAGCCTGAAACCATCAACCCCCAGATCAAGCCAAAATTTAACTTCTTCTAAAACCTGCTGCTGAACAGCTTCATTGTGAAAATTTAAATCAGGTTGGCTCGCCAGAAAGTTATGCAAATAATACTGCTGGCGACGGGAATCCCACTGCCAGGCTGAACCACCGAATAAAGACAACCAGTTGTTAGGCGGGCTGCCATCAGGTTTTGCATTTGCCCATACATACCAATCAGCTTTTGGGTTAGTTTTATTTTGTTGGCTTTCTTGAAACCAAACATGTTGATCAGAAGTATGGCTTAACACCTGATCAATTAATATTTTTAAGCCTAACTGATGGGCTTTTTCCAATAACTCTTTAAAGTCATCAAGATGACCAAACATCGGGTCAACTGCCCGATAGTCTGACACATCATAACCAAAATCTTTCATGGGCGACTTAAAAAACGGCGAAAGCCAAATTCCGTCTACGCCTAAACTGGCAATATAGGGTAGTTTTTCAGTAACCCCTGGTAAGTCCCCAACACCATCATTATTACTATCAAAAAAACTACGTGGGTACACCTGATAAATGATAGCACCACGCCACCAGTCGGTATTTTGCTGCATATTTTTATTCCTAACCTTTAACAGCACCTGCCGTTAATCCAGAGACAATTCTACGTTGAAAAACTAATAACAAGATAATTAATGGTATAGTTACTATTACCGAAGCCGCCATAATATTTCCCCAAGGTAACTCATGCTGGGAACTACCGCTGATCAAAGCAATAGCAACCGGTACCGTTCGCTGATCATCGGTTAACGTAAATGTCAGCGCGAATAAAAACTCATTCCATGCAGCAATAAAAGCCAATAAGCCCGTTGTGATCACTGCTGGCCAAATTAATGGCATTAAAATTCTTGTTAACGTAGTCCAAGGTGTTGCCCCATCAATAAGGGCAGCATCTTCTAATTCTTTTGGCAGTTGTCGCATAAACGTGGTTAAAACCCAAACTGTAAAAGGTAGCGTAAATAGCGTATAGGAAATAACCAAACTTAATAAATTATTATATAAATCAAACCAGCGGATCACTTCAAACAAACCTGCCAATACAGCAACTTGAGGGAACATCGACACAGCCAATACAATCACCAACAAAGCACGGCGGCCTTTAAATTCAATTCGTCCTAACGCATAAGCTGCAGTTATAGCTGCGAGTAATGAAATACCGACCACAGCGCTAGCCACTAATACAGAGTTTGCTATTGACCATAAAAAGCTCTCACTGGACAACACACTTTGGTAATTAACCAGTTGAATTTTATTAAGCAACAAGTCAACACTAAACAACTCACTTTTACTTTTTAGCGATGTCACTATTGCATAATAAAATGGAAATAGTGAAAACACTGTAACCACCAGTAAAAACAAATAAAAAAACACTTTATAAATTATTGCTTTTAATTTACTCACAACAATACCTCAAGGTGGTATTCTTATAACTTGTATTTAAACACAACAAAACCTTTATACCCACAGTGACAGATAGTTTAGGCGAGGTCATCAAGTGATGAGTCCCAGTAGCACTTTCTTATAAGTTAAGGTTGCTACCACAAGTCTTGCTATTTCAGACTTGTCCCCAGAATCTTATGCATAATAAGTAACAGGCAGATAAATTCTCCTGAATAATCTACACTCCCACCCTCCTTGGTGTTCAAACGAAGATAAAAAAGCATAAACTTCATTCTCGAAGGGTATTCACTTATCCATTCCCACTTGCTTCCTCCCTAAATACAAATATACCAAAGTAATCAGAGCAATAATAAAGAACAAACAAGTAGAAGCCGCTGAGCCATAACCCACATCCTGAAATGACACGAGCTGTTGACGGGCAAACACTGACATAGACATAGTATCAGTATTATTTGCAGTTAACACATAAATAACATCAAATACCCTTAATGCGTCTAATGCCCTAAAAATTACCGCCACCATAATAGTGGGAGCCAGCAATGGCAAAGTCACCCGAAAAAACAATTTTAATGGTGGAATACCATCAATTTTTGCTGCACGATAGCAGTCAGTCGGCAACATTTGTAGCCCAGCAAAAATAAGCAAGGTCATAAAGGGAGTGGTTTTCCATACATCCACAATAACCACCGCCCACAAAGATAAATCTGAGTCTGCCGTCCAAGCGAGTGGTTTATCAATCAACCCCGCCGAAACTAATAGGTGATTAATCACACCAAACTGATCGTGGAGCATCCACCCCCAAATTTTAGCAGAAACAATGGTGGGTATAACCCAAGGGATTAATACTACCGTACGGAAAATAATACGGCCTGGAAATTTCTGATTTAATGCCAAGGCAATCAATAATCCTAACACCAACTCAATGCTGACTGACATTAAAGTAAAAAATACTGTATTCCAAACCGACTGCCACCATTCACTGTCTGTTAACAGGCCATAATACTCGCCATCTTCATAATATAAATAATTTCCAAAGCCAATCCACTCAAACTCATCTAAATTAGCCAAACTGGCATCAGTAAAACTAAACCAAATTGTTCTTAATAATGGCCAACCTGCTACTAAAAGCAACAAGATGATAGTAGGTACCAAAAAAGCCCAAGCATACACCACCCGTTGCTGCTGAGCAGACAAATTATTTAGCAGCAATGTTAATGTTCGTTTAGGGACTTGTTGTTTAGCAAGCGTCTGTTCCATTGTTATATATTAGCTCCACTTTTTACGCTTTATTCTCTTCAGCTTTTTCTCCAGTTTTTTCAACGCTTGCTTCGGTGTTACCTTACCTGCCAGCACATTATGTACAGCATTAAAGAATAAGTTACTGACTTGATTATATTTTGATTTTGTCACAGTGGATGGTCGTACCACACTTTGCTCTAAAGATTTTACTAACGTTTCAGCCACTGGTGCTGAAGCAACTATCTCTTTATCCTCATATAGGTTTTTAATAGTAGGATTAAATGCACCTTTTAAGAGTCGCTGTTTTTGAATGTCGTAGCTGGTTAAGAATAGAGTTAAATCAGCTGCTAGTTTAGGGTTATTAGAGTATTTTGAAACAGCCAATTGCCAACCACCTAAAGTAGATGCATGCTTGCCTTCATCTCCCCCTTTAGGTAATGCAACAATACCCACTTTACCTTTGATAGCACTATCTTTTCCCTGAGCTAATGCCCAAGCATAAGGCCAGTTGCGCATAAACACAGCATTGCCTGATTGAAAAACCCCTCTGGCTTCTTCTTCAGTATAATTTAAAACCCCTGGTGGTGAGATTTGACCAACCCACTGTCCTGCCAATGAGAGTGCCGATTGAGCCGCTTTTGAGTTAACGGTAATGTTGCCTTTATTATTAACAATTGAACCACCATTATAACTGGAAAGCCATTCTAAAGCGTTACAGGTCAGCCCTTCATAGGCACGCCCTTGCCATACATATCCCCACAACTGAGCATTACCATTTTCGCGTTCTTTCGCTTGAATTGTTTTAGCAATATCCGACAACTGCTGCCAAGTAGTAGGAACCGGCTGATTATATTTCTCTAGTAAATCCTTCCGATAATATAAAAGCGCCGTATCGACAAACCAGGGCATAGCAACCAATTTTCCCGCGACAGTATTATTTTCGACTAACGTAGGAAAATGCTGTTTTTCTATACCTTTAGTAAATGGAAATAAGTCAACTAAATGATTAGCTAATAACCCAGGCCAAATAATATCTATTTGAAAGACATCAATATCACTGCTTTTGGCAGAAAATATTTGTTGATATAAAGCTAACCGTTCAGTGGATGAGTTCGGGGTTGAAATAACGTTAACCTGATGACCTGTTTTTTTACTCCAAGAGGCTACAGCCTCTTTACATAAAGACAATTCAGCTCCTACTGCTCCACAGGAAATAGTTAGTGTTTCACTAATGGCCAAATTAGCGGAAAACAGTAAAACAGCAAAAAATCCACCTGATACTAAGCGAGCGATCATTTTCATGGGCAACTCCTAATATTTATTATCAGCCCAGCCTATTTCTTACAACCTATACAGGCTTTGTAAGCTTAGAGCTTCCTGGCTGTTACACCCTACACTTTAGGTATATTTATTGTTATGTAATTTTTTGTTTGTTATTTATGGTTTTAAGGCTCTTATCGTTTTTACTTTCAACAATTTTTCTTATTCATTTTGCTTTATGCCACTTTGAGTACAACTGTACACATAATGAACGCTTATAAGCGTTCTATAATCTGGCTATTCAACTAAATATTCTATCTAAATCGTTTAAGATAATTTGAGTGTAACAAACCTATAACAGTTGGTTCAATAGTCATTATGAGAATGAAGACAAGTTTTGTCGCAAGTGAGAAAGATGGAGGTTATGACGTTGGTTTATACCCATCGCAGGGTATAAACCAACGGAGATAAGCTATTAATGCAAGTACTTGGATTTAGCTCTAAATATCCGACTACATGCTTTAGGTAGTTTAACCTGCTTCCAATAGGGCAACTTAGGCTTTGGTTTAGCAGGTTTTTTAGTCGGCTTTTTGGGCTTAACTGGTTTATGTTTGGCAAACCACCAATCGAGCGACTTATCACAACCACTCCCCTTCGGTATAGGTGCTTGTGATTTACACTGAGGACTGTCAGCTGGGCACTTCATTCTGACATGAAAATGATCTGCATGGCCCCACCATGGACGGATTTTTCTTAGCCAACCATCATCTGCACTGGTTTTACTTTTACACAGCTGCTTTTTAATAGCGGCATTAACGAAAATTCGAGCGACATTAGGGTTAGAAGCAGCAAATTTCAACATTTGCCGATGGTTTTGGCTCCATAGCCTAGGCTTAACACTCCGTCCATTCGAAGCTACTAGAGAATAGGCTCCCAAGGCTTCCCGCTCATGTAATGATAAGGGGCGATCTTTTTCCAGGTTATACCAAAGATCAACATCCAACCCATTTTGGTGGCTGCGATGACCGCTAACGAAGGGACCTCCTCTGGCCATGGATAAATCACCCACCAATAAGGTACCAATATTATACTTATCCATATTGCCCGCAAGGTCTTTGATAAAACCAACTAAGTTAGGATGACCATAAAAACGGCCCCTTGTTAGCCGCATTACCTGATAACCATTACCATTAGGTGGCAAAGACTCACCGCCAGCAAGGCAGCCAGCTTGATAGGTTCCAATTGCTTGTGCTGGCGCATCATTAGGTATAGTGAGCTTGGTCCAAAACGGACTTTTAGCCGCCATTAATAGTGGAGAGCTACAAAGTGCTGTAGTCAGCGTTACCGTTATTAATTGTCTACGTGAATTAAACATCATCCACCATTTTAATGTTGTAAGCTCTATGAACCTTATGACTGGGGTAAACACCCTGTCAAGAGAGGCCAGCATCGCTATTATTAAAAAGCGACAAAGTTTTGTTTAGCCGTGTTTAATTAATTTTGATAACGCCAAAGTCATGCCAATTTTTCTTATAGGCAGCCACTCACTACTGACTTATAGGTGCCCTATACAACAATTAAAGCATAGTCACTTTTACATCAATCTAAGCCATGAGTAGTCAAACTTATTTTAGCTTTTGCATCTTGACCAAGCAGCTGCTGAAGTACAGGTAAACATTGGGCCAATTGCTCGTTTAGCTGCCATGGCGGATTAATCACAAACACCGCACTCCCGTACATCCCTCCCAGATCTTCATCTCTTACTTGTAGGCTGGCATGCAAATAACGAACGGATAGTTGCTTTAGTTTGCGTTCCATTGTTTGAAGCTCTGGCCTTGCTAATAATGGATACCACAGCAGATAAACACCCGTAGCAAAGCGTTTTATTGCCTGCTGTAACACTGATATTACCTGCTGATAATCCTGCTTAACTTCATAAGGTGGATCGATTACCACTAATGCTCGTCGTTCTTGAGGAGGAAGTATTGCCGTTAGACGCTCAAAGCCATTTTCCCTTTGTACCAGAATACGCCGTTCACCTCTAGACCAACCTTTCAGCAAGTCAAAGTCTTTTGGATGCAGCTCGAAAAGCTGGAGCCGATCAGCCGATTTCAGCAAATGCCTGGCAATGGCGGGAGAGCCAGGATAATAACTAAGCGAGTTATCAGAGTTATTGGCAGCGACAACCTCAACATAGCGTGCCAGTGGTTTAGGTAAATCATTTTGCAGCCAAAGCTTCCTGATACCTGTTTCATATTCTGCATTTTGCTGGGCATAACCTTGTTGAAGTGCATACATCCCTGGGCCGGAATGGGTGTCGATATAACACAGAGGCTTATCCTGCTTTTGCAGTAAGTGGTCTAATATCAAAACTTCAGTAAGATGTTTGAGCACATCGGCATGGTTGCCAGCATGAAAGGCATGGCGATAACTAAGCATAAAGGCGCTTCACTGTTAAAAGCGCCAATTCTAATCGTGAAAACCTGATAAAGCACCTACCCTGGTGCTTTATTTACTCAAAGATAACGAAATAGCTGTGAGCAGCAACCACTGCAGGAATAGTAGAGTATAACGTTGCCATTATTGCTGCTTTAGGTGCCAATGCAATGGCTGGGAACAGCGCATCACCATCATTACTAATAGCATTCCCTACCTGCGCAGACATCGGAATAGCTCCGCTGATATATAAGCTGGTTACTAAGATTTGCGGACCACAACCCGGTAATAGCCCAACAACCACCCCCATTAACGGCATTAACAGTGCCCAATCAGAAAATACTGACGCTAAATTAATATCAAGCCAATATACAATCAGCTCAAAGATTAAGAAGGCT
This genomic interval from Spartinivicinus ruber contains the following:
- a CDS encoding 23S rRNA (adenine(2030)-N(6))-methyltransferase RlmJ, with the protein product MLSYRHAFHAGNHADVLKHLTEVLILDHLLQKQDKPLCYIDTHSGPGMYALQQGYAQQNAEYETGIRKLWLQNDLPKPLARYVEVVAANNSDNSLSYYPGSPAIARHLLKSADRLQLFELHPKDFDLLKGWSRGERRILVQRENGFERLTAILPPQERRALVVIDPPYEVKQDYQQVISVLQQAIKRFATGVYLLWYPLLARPELQTMERKLKQLSVRYLHASLQVRDEDLGGMYGSAVFVINPPWQLNEQLAQCLPVLQQLLGQDAKAKISLTTHGLD